A DNA window from Brassica napus cultivar Da-Ae chromosome C1, Da-Ae, whole genome shotgun sequence contains the following coding sequences:
- the LOC106355561 gene encoding BTB/POZ domain-containing protein At3g19850: MSLLCDLQINLDHEFTFFVNQDLMSEYSGFLRKLIKQSNKKKKKNHKNGRIIIQLQDFPGGPEGFDLVSRFCYSNGGGISIDVSNVSILYCSSQFLEMTEILCSSNLSLRTEKFLEGMFYWSWNDIVSCLKSCEQVFLHADSYGLVDKLVFGVLAKIAQNSDMSQVVASSSTSSSASASSMSPETAKNRSDSDKRSTSRSFSCKTSNEWWFDDMSSLGPKIIEKLIKNLGAFDENNDSLVLTRFLLHYLKTKVHNKSNNKLEYSGLAYTAVQGVIFAAKTAFSCRKIFWVLRVLSGFSISKESRTGLERVLGEMLDQAKLDDLLIPTGGKRDKGFYDVDLVVRLLKVFVRNCSSAEEEDESLRIRRMGKLIDEYLREISPDQNLKVSKFLEVAESLPDSARDWFDGLFRAIDIYLESHPNLSSEDRTKLCRCLNYKKLTLETCKQLAKNPKIPPNIAVQALKSQQLSNEALPHSREDKIKLNKTRNSRKYVEEKPILLRLKGFDMPEKLVDGFEDDIRVNLERRHWNKVMDHSEKVCKETKSEVVSRLVRHGHTHTSSNFPRLC; the protein is encoded by the exons ATGTCTCTTCTCTGCGATCTTCAAATCAATCTCGATCATGAATTCACTTTCTTCGTCAATCAG GATTTGATGTCAGAGTACTCAGGGTTCTTGAGAAAGCTGATAAAACAGagtaacaagaagaagaagaagaaccacaaGAACGGTAGAATCATCATCCAACTCCAAGACTTTCCAGGCGGACCAGAAGGGTTCGACTTGGTTTCAAGATTCTGTTACAGCAATGGCGGAGGAATCTCTATCGATGTCTCAAACGTCTCCATCTTGTACTGCTCATCTCAGTTTCTTGAGATGACAGAGATACTCTGTTCCTCTAACCTCTCCCTCCGAACAGAGAAGTTTCTTGAAGGAATGTTCTACTGGTCATGGAACGACATCGTTTCATGCCTCAAGAGCTGCGAACAAGTGTTCTTGCACGCAGACTCGTACGGTCTTGTGGACAAGCTAGTCTTCGGGGTTTTAGCCAAGATCGCTCAGAACTCGGACATGAGTCAAGTCGTTGCCTCGTCCTCAACGTCTTCCTCCGCCTCAGCCTCTTCCATGTCGCCGGAGACGGCAAAGAATAGGTCTGATTCAGACAAAAGATCCACTTCGAGATCGTTTTCTTGCAAGACAAGCAATGAGTGGTGGTTCGACGATATGTCAAGTCTCGGGCCAAAGATCATCGAGAAGCTGATAAAGAACCTTGGAGCTTTCGACGAGAACAACGACAGTTTAGTCCTAACAAGATTTCTCCTCCATTACCTCAAGACAAAGGTCCACAACAAATCAAACAACAAGCTCGAGTATTCAGGTTTAGCTTATACAGCCGTTCAGGGAGTGATTTTCGCTGCGAAAACCGCGTTTTCTTGCAGGAAGATCTTCTGGGTTCTTAGAGTTTTATCTGGTTTTAGCATCAGCAAGGAATCAAGAACCGGTTTAGAGAGGGTTTTAGGAGAAATGCTGGATCAAGCGAAGCTCGATGATCTTCTGATACCGACAGGAGGGAAGAGAGACAAAGGGTTTTACGATGTTGATTTGGTGGTAAGATTGCTTAAAGTGTTTGTCAGAAACTGCAGCAgcgcagaagaagaagatgagagttTGAGGATAAGAAGAATGGGGAAGTTGATTGACGAGTATCTGAGAGAGATATCACCGGACCAGAATCTTAAAGTGTCAAAGTTTCTAGAAGTTGCAGAGAGTTTGCCAGATTCAGCTAGGGATTGGTTTGATGGATTGTTCAGAGCCATTGATATCTATCTTGAG TCTCATCCTAATCTATCATCCGAAGATAGAACAAAACTATGTCGATGCCTAAACTACAAGAAACTAACACTGGAGACATGCAAACAACTTGCAAAGAATCCCAAGATCCCTCCAAATATTGCAGTTCAAGCACTCAAGTCACAACAGTTATCGAACGAAGCTCTACCACACTCGAGAGAAGACAAGATTAAACTAAACAAAACCAGGAATTCGCGCAAATATGTCGAAGAGAAACCAATACTGTTGCGTCTAAAAGGATTTGACATGCCAGAGAAACTAGTTGATGGGTTTGAAGATGATATAAGGGTGAATTTAGAGAGGAGGCATTGGAATAAAGTGATGGATCATTCTGAAAAAGTTTGTAAGGAAACGAAGAGTGAAGTAGTGTCAAGATTGGTGAGACATGGGCATACCCATACAAGTTCCAATTTTCCAAGGCTATGTTAA